The proteins below are encoded in one region of Paenibacillus albus:
- a CDS encoding potassium channel family protein has translation MAKKQFAVIGMGRFGSSVATTLMELGFDVLAIDRSEQIIQDVSDWATHAVSADTTDEDTLRSLAISNFDVVVVAIGADIQASILTVLILKELGVKQVIVKAQNELHGKLLSKIGADKIVFPERDMGMRLAHNLVSPNILEFIELSKDYSIVELKAPIELVGKTLKQLDIRANYRCNVLAIKSGEELNIAPFDEDGVEENDVLVIAGRSKDISKLELDYAEG, from the coding sequence TTGGCTAAGAAGCAGTTTGCGGTAATCGGAATGGGGCGTTTCGGCTCCAGCGTGGCCACTACGTTAATGGAGCTTGGATTCGATGTGCTTGCCATAGATCGGAGCGAGCAGATTATTCAGGACGTCTCGGACTGGGCCACTCACGCGGTTTCTGCGGATACAACAGATGAGGATACGCTTCGCTCACTTGCCATCTCGAATTTCGATGTGGTCGTTGTGGCGATCGGCGCGGATATCCAAGCGAGCATCCTAACTGTATTGATACTGAAGGAACTCGGCGTGAAGCAAGTCATCGTGAAAGCGCAAAATGAGCTCCATGGCAAATTGCTGAGCAAGATTGGAGCGGACAAGATTGTATTCCCAGAGCGCGACATGGGCATGCGGCTTGCGCACAACTTAGTGTCTCCGAATATCCTTGAGTTTATTGAGCTGTCGAAGGACTATAGCATTGTAGAGCTGAAGGCTCCGATTGAATTGGTGGGCAAAACATTAAAGCAGCTCGATATTCGGGCGAATTATAGATGTAATGTGCTGGCGATCAAGTCCGGTGAGGAATTAAACATTGCTCCTTTTGACGAAGATGGGGTCGAAGAGAACGATGTGCTCGT
- the sspI gene encoding small acid-soluble spore protein SspI, giving the protein MNNLDLRQAIVRRVQNKNGEELTDVIESSIGNDEKTLPGLGVLFEMIWRSSEKPDQERMVGVLYNELNGVDENAPPSPS; this is encoded by the coding sequence TTGAACAATCTTGATTTGCGGCAGGCAATCGTGCGTCGGGTACAAAATAAAAATGGCGAGGAACTGACCGACGTGATCGAAAGCTCCATCGGCAATGATGAAAAAACTCTTCCCGGGCTCGGCGTTCTGTTCGAAATGATATGGCGAAGCAGCGAGAAGCCCGATCAGGAGCGTATGGTCGGGGTACTGTACAATGAACTGAATGGCGTAGACGAGAACGCGCCGCCAAGTCCGAGTTAA
- a CDS encoding Gfo/Idh/MocA family protein, which produces MKRVKVGVVGCGNISQIYFTNLKKYDEIDLVAAADIDLERAKQRAEEFGLEKAYTVEQLLADPEIEIVVNLTIPKAHASVCLQALEAGKHVYVEKPLAVTREEGKKVLELAAAKGLRVASAPETFLGGGIQTCRKLIDDGAIGTPVSISGFMLGGGPEGWHPDPEFFYELGGGPMFDMGPYYLTAYITLLGPIRRVTGSAVISYPERTITSEKKNGKVITVETPTHIAGVLDFHSGAVGTLITSFDTKAGTSLPNIEVHGSEGSILVPDPNTFGGPVKVRKLGGEWEEVALTHGNTDNNRGIGVADMARAIVEGRTHRANGAMAYHVLEAMHGFHDASRDGKHYTMESTCERPEAMPVLESEPSL; this is translated from the coding sequence ATGAAACGAGTGAAAGTCGGCGTTGTAGGCTGCGGGAATATCAGCCAGATCTATTTTACGAACTTGAAAAAGTATGACGAGATTGATCTTGTCGCTGCAGCTGATATCGATCTGGAGCGTGCGAAGCAGCGTGCGGAAGAGTTCGGTCTTGAGAAGGCCTATACGGTAGAGCAGCTGCTGGCTGATCCTGAGATTGAAATTGTCGTGAATCTGACGATTCCGAAAGCTCATGCATCGGTCTGCTTGCAGGCTCTGGAAGCGGGCAAGCATGTGTACGTGGAGAAGCCTCTTGCGGTTACACGCGAAGAAGGCAAGAAGGTGCTTGAGCTGGCTGCTGCAAAAGGGCTTCGTGTAGCTAGCGCGCCTGAAACCTTCCTTGGCGGCGGTATCCAAACTTGCCGTAAGCTTATTGACGACGGTGCGATCGGAACGCCTGTCTCGATCTCGGGCTTCATGCTCGGCGGCGGTCCAGAGGGCTGGCATCCGGATCCGGAGTTCTTCTATGAGCTTGGCGGCGGTCCAATGTTCGATATGGGTCCATACTACTTGACTGCATATATTACTCTGCTCGGTCCAATCCGTAGAGTGACAGGCTCCGCTGTCATCTCGTACCCAGAGCGTACCATTACGAGCGAGAAGAAGAACGGCAAAGTCATTACAGTCGAGACGCCTACACATATTGCCGGCGTGCTTGATTTCCATAGCGGTGCAGTTGGCACGCTTATCACAAGCTTCGATACGAAAGCAGGCACATCGCTTCCAAACATCGAAGTGCATGGCAGCGAAGGCTCGATTCTTGTGCCAGACCCGAACACCTTCGGCGGTCCAGTGAAGGTTCGCAAGCTGGGCGGCGAGTGGGAAGAAGTCGCACTTACACACGGTAATACAGACAACAATCGCGGTATTGGCGTAGCGGATATGGCACGCGCAATCGTGGAAGGCCGCACGCACCGTGCGAACGGCGCGATGGCGTATCACGTGCTTGAAGCGATGCATGGCTTCCATGACGCTTCCCGTGATGGCAAGCATTACACGATGGAAAGCACTTGCGAGCGTCCAGAGGCAATGCCGGTTCTCGAGAGCGAACCATCTCTGTAA
- a CDS encoding Gfo/Idh/MocA family protein: protein MNRVKVGIIGCGNISHVYFTNLKKYPEVELVAAADIDIERARSRAQEFNLEKAYTVDELLADPEIEIVVNLTIPKAHASVCLKALEAGKNVYVEKPIVVTREEGQQVLKLAAEKGLRVASAPETFLGGGIQTCRKLIDDGAIGTPVSATGFMLCGGHESWHPDPEFYYEIGGGPMFDMGPYYLTAFVTLLGPIKRVTGSARISHPTRTITSEKKRGKIIEVETPTNITGVLDFENGTIGTLLTSFDAAAGTSLPNIEIHGSEGTLLVPDPNGFGGVVKLRRRGGDWEEIELTHGYTDNNRGIGVADMARAIREGGEHRANGTMAYHVLEAMHGIHDASREGKHYEMHSTCTRPEPMPALEAQSK from the coding sequence ATGAATCGCGTTAAAGTTGGCATTATCGGCTGCGGAAATATCAGCCATGTGTATTTTACGAATTTGAAGAAATATCCCGAGGTAGAGCTGGTAGCCGCAGCGGATATTGATATTGAACGCGCTCGGAGCCGTGCGCAAGAGTTCAACCTGGAGAAGGCGTATACAGTCGATGAGCTGCTCGCTGATCCGGAGATAGAGATCGTCGTCAATCTGACGATTCCGAAGGCACATGCTTCGGTCTGCTTAAAAGCGCTTGAAGCAGGCAAGAACGTGTATGTGGAGAAGCCAATCGTTGTGACGCGCGAAGAAGGCCAGCAAGTGCTGAAGCTTGCTGCAGAGAAAGGCCTTCGCGTCGCAAGCGCGCCGGAGACGTTCCTTGGCGGCGGCATCCAAACTTGCCGCAAGCTTATTGATGATGGGGCAATCGGCACGCCGGTGTCCGCAACAGGATTCATGCTCTGCGGAGGTCATGAGAGCTGGCATCCGGACCCTGAGTTCTATTATGAGATCGGCGGCGGCCCGATGTTCGATATGGGTCCTTACTATCTGACCGCGTTCGTTACGCTGCTCGGACCGATCAAGCGCGTAACGGGCTCGGCGCGCATCTCGCATCCGACAAGAACGATTACGAGCGAGAAGAAGCGCGGCAAAATCATCGAAGTGGAGACGCCGACGAACATTACCGGTGTGCTTGATTTCGAGAATGGCACGATCGGCACACTGCTGACGAGCTTCGATGCTGCGGCTGGCACTTCGCTGCCGAACATTGAAATTCACGGTAGTGAAGGCACGCTGCTCGTACCAGATCCGAACGGCTTCGGCGGCGTTGTGAAGCTGCGTCGCAGAGGTGGCGACTGGGAAGAGATCGAGCTCACGCACGGCTATACCGACAACAACCGCGGTATCGGCGTAGCGGATATGGCGCGCGCGATTCGCGAAGGCGGCGAGCACCGTGCGAACGGCACGATGGCGTACCATGTGCTTGAGGCGATGCACGGCATTCACGATGCTTCCCGTGAAGGCAAGCATTACGAGATGCACAGCACGTGCACGCGTCCAGAGCCGATGCCTGCGCTTGAAGCACAATCGAAATAA
- a CDS encoding ThuA domain-containing protein, with protein MKKALIVWGGWDGHQPKEVAEICEGVLKEEGFDVTVSDTLDAYTDAELMASLDLIVPIWTMGSITQEQLRPLLDTVAAGCGIAGCHGGMGDSFRNDVDYQYMVGGQWVAHPGNDGVIYDVNMVSEDDPLTKGIGDFEVCTEKYYMHVDPAIKVHATTSFGDVLMPIVWTKTWGQGRVYYNSLGHQANIVAMPQTLELMRRGFLWAAK; from the coding sequence ATGAAAAAAGCACTCATCGTTTGGGGCGGCTGGGATGGTCATCAGCCGAAGGAAGTCGCAGAAATTTGTGAAGGCGTGTTGAAGGAAGAAGGGTTCGACGTAACCGTATCGGATACGCTGGATGCATATACGGATGCAGAACTGATGGCATCGCTTGATCTGATCGTGCCAATCTGGACGATGGGTTCGATTACGCAAGAGCAGCTTCGTCCGCTGCTTGATACTGTTGCTGCCGGCTGCGGCATCGCTGGCTGCCACGGCGGTATGGGCGATTCGTTCCGCAATGATGTCGACTATCAGTACATGGTTGGCGGACAGTGGGTTGCTCATCCGGGCAATGACGGCGTGATCTACGATGTGAACATGGTGAGCGAGGATGATCCGCTGACGAAGGGCATCGGCGATTTCGAAGTATGTACGGAGAAATATTATATGCATGTTGATCCAGCGATTAAGGTACATGCTACCACGTCGTTCGGAGATGTGCTGATGCCGATCGTTTGGACAAAAACATGGGGTCAGGGCCGCGTATACTACAACTCGCTCGGTCACCAAGCGAACATTGTGGCGATGCCGCAAACGCTTGAGCTGATGCGCCGCGGCTTCCTGTGGGCAGCGAAGTAA
- a CDS encoding Gfo/Idh/MocA family protein, giving the protein MSKIRVGMIGYKFMGKAHSNGYRALPMFFPKVVRPEMAVICGRDPVALEQARAQYGWEQAETDWRKLIARDDVDLVDINAPSDAHKEIAIAAAKAGKHIFCEKPLALNLADSIEMLNAAEEAGVKHMVGFNYRFAPAIQLAKKLVTEGRLGEIYHFRGFFLQDWIVDPSFPLVWRLQKDIAGSGAHGDLGAHVIDMARFLVGDIKEVIGMSETFVKERPLEASSSELNTGLSKKADKDAPRGAVTVDDATLFLARFANGALGSIEATRFAPGHRCTNSFEINGSKGSIKFDFERVNELEVFFTDDAADVQGFRRVHATEGAHAYSEAWWPAGHSIGYEHTFTHEFHEFMLAIEEDRQPVPNFVDGVECQAVLEAVDKSIEERRWVSISELR; this is encoded by the coding sequence ATGAGCAAAATTCGAGTCGGTATGATTGGTTATAAATTTATGGGGAAGGCCCATAGCAATGGCTATCGCGCACTTCCGATGTTCTTCCCGAAGGTCGTTCGCCCAGAGATGGCTGTTATTTGCGGACGTGACCCTGTAGCACTTGAGCAAGCGCGCGCACAATACGGCTGGGAGCAAGCGGAGACGGACTGGCGCAAGCTGATTGCCCGTGACGATGTTGATTTGGTCGACATCAACGCGCCAAGCGACGCGCATAAAGAAATTGCAATTGCAGCCGCTAAAGCGGGTAAACATATTTTCTGCGAGAAGCCGCTTGCGCTTAATCTGGCAGATTCGATTGAAATGCTGAACGCGGCTGAGGAAGCTGGCGTGAAGCATATGGTTGGCTTCAACTACCGTTTCGCTCCAGCGATTCAGCTGGCTAAGAAGCTCGTTACAGAAGGCCGGCTCGGTGAAATTTATCACTTCCGCGGCTTCTTCCTGCAAGATTGGATCGTTGATCCTTCGTTCCCACTGGTATGGCGCTTGCAGAAGGATATTGCGGGTTCCGGCGCACACGGCGACCTTGGCGCGCATGTCATCGACATGGCTCGTTTCCTCGTTGGCGATATCAAAGAGGTTATCGGCATGAGCGAGACGTTTGTCAAAGAGCGTCCACTCGAAGCATCTTCAAGCGAGCTGAATACGGGGCTTAGCAAAAAGGCGGACAAAGATGCTCCGCGCGGCGCAGTTACCGTTGACGATGCGACATTGTTCCTTGCTCGTTTCGCAAACGGCGCGCTTGGCAGCATTGAAGCGACTCGCTTCGCACCTGGCCACCGCTGCACGAACTCATTCGAAATTAACGGCAGCAAGGGCAGCATCAAGTTTGATTTTGAACGCGTTAATGAGCTGGAAGTGTTCTTCACGGATGATGCCGCTGACGTACAAGGCTTCCGCCGTGTCCATGCGACAGAAGGTGCACACGCTTACAGCGAGGCTTGGTGGCCGGCTGGTCACAGTATCGGCTATGAGCACACGTTCACTCATGAGTTCCATGAATTCATGCTTGCGATTGAAGAAGATCGCCAGCCAGTACCGAACTTCGTGGACGGCGTAGAGTGCCAAGCTGTATTGGAAGCGGTTGATAAGTCGATTGAGGAACGCCGTTGGGTTTCGATTTCAGAGCTGAGATAA
- a CDS encoding LacI family DNA-binding transcriptional regulator → MRRKVAELAGVSEATVSRVLSGADNVKEETARRVMEAANLLGYVPNALAQRFALRRSGNLGVILPMLPKVNLFSTHYFSEVLSGIGITAKQRGYDLLLLFREPHEPRDYASLFRTQKIDGCIVLGAQDVPSERAALRELKDGEFPFCLVNQRFEGEAFSTVDADQRMGSYHAGKHLVKQGYRRIIFLNGPAEYSNSLDRLKGYQQALKEAGLPYKPEHVLVGNYSRKSGYGNSEAVAKLVESGEADAVIAANDRMAIGLMQGLKELGIRIGEHLALVGCDDSDVSRMTEPQLSSIRVPFYEVGCEAASRLLDAMSENESPAPFEIRLPVRLIERASSQVFRETRD, encoded by the coding sequence ATTCGTAGAAAAGTTGCGGAGCTTGCAGGCGTATCGGAAGCGACAGTGTCCCGCGTATTAAGCGGCGCTGATAACGTGAAGGAAGAAACAGCGAGACGGGTTATGGAAGCGGCTAATCTGCTGGGGTATGTTCCGAATGCGCTGGCACAGCGGTTTGCGCTGCGCAGAAGCGGCAACCTTGGCGTCATCCTGCCTATGCTGCCGAAAGTGAATCTCTTCTCTACGCACTACTTCTCTGAAGTGTTAAGCGGCATTGGGATAACGGCCAAGCAGCGGGGGTATGATCTGCTGCTGTTGTTCCGTGAACCTCATGAGCCACGGGATTACGCCAGCTTGTTTCGAACGCAGAAGATTGACGGCTGCATCGTCTTAGGTGCACAGGACGTTCCTTCCGAACGGGCAGCACTGCGAGAGTTGAAAGACGGAGAGTTCCCGTTCTGCCTGGTCAATCAGCGTTTCGAAGGTGAAGCATTCAGCACCGTAGATGCCGATCAGCGTATGGGCAGCTATCATGCAGGCAAACATCTTGTGAAACAAGGCTATCGCCGCATCATTTTCTTGAACGGTCCGGCGGAGTATTCGAACAGCTTAGATCGACTGAAAGGTTACCAGCAGGCGCTGAAGGAAGCAGGGCTGCCGTATAAGCCTGAGCATGTTCTCGTCGGCAACTATAGCCGAAAGAGCGGCTACGGAAATTCGGAAGCGGTTGCAAAGCTGGTGGAGAGCGGCGAAGCGGATGCGGTCATTGCCGCAAACGACCGGATGGCCATCGGGCTCATGCAAGGACTTAAAGAGCTTGGCATTCGTATAGGCGAGCATCTTGCGCTTGTCGGCTGCGACGACTCCGACGTCTCTCGGATGACCGAGCCGCAGCTAAGCTCCATACGCGTTCCGTTCTACGAGGTCGGCTGCGAAGCGGCTTCACGGCTGCTCGATGCGATGTCGGAGAACGAATCGCCAGCCCCTTTCGAAATCAGACTGCCTGTGAGACTGATTGAACGTGCATCATCCCAAGTATTCAGAGAAACTCGCGATTAA